From a region of the Butyrivibrio sp. AE3004 genome:
- a CDS encoding helix-turn-helix domain-containing protein, producing MGRKKKQTIEFRFYEIPQGQSCLALLGEKWIRVYGEAINTLHFHNLFEVGYCRYGKGIVVFDEKTSDYETDMFTTIPPNYPHTTNSKEENFWEYLFFDVELVAEQMYPDNVPKQREAITILNKRADLIHADENPQMAEIIKRIMEEMRDKKPYYKETTQNLIKTLAFLIMRMHKSMDAEAPTLIERESGADIMSIKPAIEYIEENYADEIRALDLANVCNMSETHFRRSFVDIINMAPMDYLNLVRIQKACDTMRKTEHPMEIVAVECGFGNVSTFNRNFKKFLGTSPYQWKKNKENYVGKLLDYNIHALKGW from the coding sequence ATGGGACGAAAAAAGAAACAAACAATTGAATTCCGTTTCTACGAAATACCTCAGGGGCAGAGTTGTCTGGCCCTTCTTGGTGAGAAATGGATCAGGGTTTATGGCGAGGCTATAAATACCTTGCATTTTCATAATCTTTTTGAAGTGGGGTATTGCAGATATGGAAAAGGAATAGTGGTATTCGATGAGAAGACCAGTGATTATGAAACAGATATGTTTACTACGATTCCGCCTAACTATCCTCATACAACAAACAGTAAAGAGGAGAACTTCTGGGAGTATCTGTTTTTCGATGTTGAGCTTGTTGCGGAGCAGATGTATCCGGATAATGTTCCAAAACAAAGGGAAGCAATAACGATTCTTAATAAGAGAGCTGACCTGATACATGCTGATGAGAATCCTCAGATGGCTGAGATCATAAAACGGATAATGGAGGAGATGAGGGATAAAAAGCCCTATTACAAGGAAACAACTCAGAACCTTATAAAGACGCTGGCTTTTTTGATAATGCGGATGCATAAGTCCATGGATGCGGAGGCTCCTACACTTATAGAAAGAGAAAGCGGCGCTGATATAATGAGCATTAAGCCGGCAATTGAGTATATAGAAGAAAACTATGCTGATGAGATACGTGCGCTTGACCTTGCCAATGTATGTAATATGAGTGAAACACATTTTAGACGGTCCTTTGTGGACATCATTAATATGGCGCCGATGGATTATCTTAATCTGGTCAGAATTCAAAAGGCCTGTGATACAATGAGAAAAACAGAGCATCCTATGGAAATAGTTGCTGTGGAATGTGGCTTTGGCAATGTGTCTACCTTTAATAGGAATTTTAAAAAGTTTTTGGGCACTTCGCCATATCAGTGGAAGAAAAATAAGGAGAATTATGTAGGAAAACTCCTGGATTATAACATTCATGCCTTAAAAGGATGGTAA